A region of the Candidatus Binataceae bacterium genome:
CGAACAGGCGCTTCAAGGCGAAGTTAAGCCCCTCGATATTCGACGAGCGCGGGCCGATCAGCGGCACCACGCCAGCCATGTCGACCGTGAGCCCGACCGACAGCGAGCGGAACAGCGACGGCATCACCTTCCAGCGGACGTGCAGATGCTCACAGGCGCGGACGGCGAGATCGACTTCCTCGCTGGTCGCGTCGGGCTCGACGATCGCCGCCTCGAGGCCGTGATAGCGCGCGGCAAGATCGTCGAGCGCCTCGATCCCGCCCAGCACCTCGCGGCCGCGGTACGAATCGTCAGGATTCTCTGAGTCGAGAAATCCCAGCAGTTCGTAATGCGGCGCCTCGTCGAGCAGCTGGTCGGCAACATAAGTCGCAAGGGGGTTGAAGCCCACGATCACGAGCGGAGTTGCGATATTGGCCCGCGCATAGATCGCGCCTATCAGCAGCCGCGTTAACGACCGCGCGAGGGTGACGAATACGATCGCGAGGACGAGAGCCAGCGCCGCGGTCAGCCGTGGCGGCGGCTCCAGATGGGCCGCATACCACGACATCAGCCCCAGCATCGCTGCGATCACGGCCGCCTTCGAGGTGGCGAGCAGATCTTCGATCCGGCCCGGACGCGGCCGATGAAGCCGCACGATCCCAGCCGCCAGCGTCCACATCGCGGTCGCCAGCGCGAGCGCTTCGAAGCCCGGCGCCGCGGCTTGTCCATGACCGCCGGACGCAACTATCGGATGGATCCGTGCCGCGACGACCAGCGCTGCGGCAAACGCGCCCGCGCCGCTGGCCGCGTAAAGCATTCCCTGCCGGCGATGCTCGTCGAGGATCACGCAACCTCGCGGACGATCCTGGCTACTTCGACCGCTTCGGCGTCGGTCAAATGGGGATGCATCGGGAGCGACAGCGCCGTATCAGCCAGCCGCTCGCTTTCGGGGAACTCACCCGCGCGGTAGCCGAGATACGCGCACGCAGGCTGCATATGCAGCGGCACCGGGTAATGAATTCCCGACTGGATAGCCGCCTGTGTCAGCGCCTGCTTAATCGCTTCGCGCCTTTGGCTGCGGATTACGTAGAGGTGATAGCAGGACTCCGCGCCTTCGATTTCGCGCGGTGCCGCCACGCCGCTTTGCGCCAGCATCCGCGTGTACGCCGCGGCGATCTCGCGCCGGCGCGCGTTCCACCCGTCGAGATGCCCAAGCTTGGCGCGCAGCACGATCGCCTGGATCGCGTCGAGGCGGGCGTTGTAGCCCAGCGCACTATGCGTGTAATGCGATAGCCGTCCATGGTCGCGCAGATTTGCGATCTTGTCGGCGAGATCGTCGTTGTTGATGGCGACGGCGCCGCCTTCGCCCCACGCGCCGAGATTCTTGCCCGGATAAAAGCTGAAGCATCCGGTGTCGCCGAGCGTCCCGGCGCGGACCCATTGCCCGTCGAGTCTTAAGCGCGCGCCATGCGCCTGGCAGGCGTCCTCGACCACGAAAAGTCCATAACGCTTTGCGATCTCAGTGATCTCGGCCATCGGCGCCGGCATCCCGTATAGATCGACTGGCAACACCGCGCGCGGTCCGTTGGCGGTGCCGAATTTTCCGCGCCGCAGATACTCTTCGAGCGCGGCGCTACTCATGTTGCAACTGACGGGATCGATATCGACGAACGCCGGCCGCGCGCCCGTCTGCACGATCGCTTCGGCGGTGGCGATAAACGTGGCCGGCACGGTTATCACTTCGTCGCCGGCGCCGATTCCGAGGCCCAGCAGCGCCAGCCGCAGCGCGTCGGTGCCGCTCGATACTCCCACCACGCGCCGCACGCCGAGATAAGCCGCGAACTCGCTCTCGAAC
Encoded here:
- a CDS encoding sugar transferase, encoding MILDEHRRQGMLYAASGAGAFAAALVVAARIHPIVASGGHGQAAAPGFEALALATAMWTLAAGIVRLHRPRPGRIEDLLATSKAAVIAAMLGLMSWYAAHLEPPPRLTAALALVLAIVFVTLARSLTRLLIGAIYARANIATPLVIVGFNPLATYVADQLLDEAPHYELLGFLDSENPDDSYRGREVLGGIEALDDLAARYHGLEAAIVEPDATSEEVDLAVRACEHLHVRWKVMPSLFRSLSVGLTVDMAGVVPLIGPRSSNIEGLNFALKRLFDIAVASILLVLAAPFMALAALATLVLDGEPLLFRQTRIGIHGRRFELLKFRTMRTTNSDAIHRDYVRSWIRPNNPAAADNGQVYKLTADPRITPVGRWLRRFSIDELPQLINVLRGEMSLIGPRPALPYEVECYEDWHRRRLEAPPGITGLWQVSGRNQLSFEQMVRLDIQYIEDWSLGQDLAILFRTVPAMIHGDGA
- a CDS encoding DegT/DnrJ/EryC1/StrS family aminotransferase — protein: MTIKFVDLAAQNREIAGTVGPELANLMETCSYVGGPAVEAFESEFAAYLGVRRVVGVSSGTDALRLALLGLGIGAGDEVITVPATFIATAEAIVQTGARPAFVDIDPVSCNMSSAALEEYLRRGKFGTANGPRAVLPVDLYGMPAPMAEITEIAKRYGLFVVEDACQAHGARLRLDGQWVRAGTLGDTGCFSFYPGKNLGAWGEGGAVAINNDDLADKIANLRDHGRLSHYTHSALGYNARLDAIQAIVLRAKLGHLDGWNARRREIAAAYTRMLAQSGVAAPREIEGAESCYHLYVIRSQRREAIKQALTQAAIQSGIHYPVPLHMQPACAYLGYRAGEFPESERLADTALSLPMHPHLTDAEAVEVARIVREVA